The genomic window TCCTGCTGCGCCATTACCATCTTTCCAACCGATAGTCTGCGTTAACCAAGGATTATTAACCAATGCACTCTGATTAAGTCCCATAATGTAATAATTTGATCGCCAAGAAATTGGAGTAGCAACATTACTAACATTATCCATAGGTGTTGGAGGAGAACGTAATTCAAAATTATTAGTATAAAAAGTTGCTAAAGCAGTGATTTGAGCCTGAAAGTTTGCTGCATCTGGATCCACAGAAATAGAAGCACGAGCAGCAGCTAAAGGATCTGTTCCTGCAGGACTAGTTCCGTTTTTGTAATGTAAATAATTTCCAATACGCTGAGTTCCGTTTAATTGCGGAATACCAAGTTTAGTATTTGTTTGGTCGTTAATTGCAGAATCATCACTGTATAGCATCCATCTTTGAACGTCCCAAAAACGTTTTCCTTCATAAGCTAACTCCACTCTACGCTCATATAAACATGCTTCAAGAGCTGCATATTTATCTGCCAATAAACCAATTCCGTAATTATCTGCTGCTGGAATTCCAACACGTTTACGAATTTGTCCTAAGTAGTTAATCGTATTACCAACATCTCCTTTAGCAGCATAACATTCTGCAATGTTCAATAATAACTCCGCGTAACGATATTCCATAATATCTGTTCCTGAAATTTGAAAGTTTGATGCATTACTTACTGTAGGACTAGACATTTTACGAATAAAAGCAGGGCTTGATACATCATTACCTGTACTAAAGGCTACACCCGTAGTAGCATTCGTTGACCAGCGATATGCCCAAACAGTAGGTGCTGCAGCTGAAGTTAAACTATTATTGTAAGGCCAGTAGCTTCCTGAGAAACCAAATGTTCTGTAAAAACGTGGATCACGATCTCTAAAAAATAAGAATGAATTGTAATTATTTGCAGCTGTAGGTCGTTTTCCATTAGCCATAGGAAATAAGTCAATCATACTTTTAGGAGCTTTAACTCCGCCACTTCCTTGTCCGCCTTGGCTTGCCAAACGAATTGATCTTTCCCAAGAACTATTTGACTGTAAAGAAGTTGCAACTGTAGTGCTGCTTGCTAAAAGTTTAATCGCGATTGCTTCTGGATTGAATGCATTATCATTTACATAAAACATTCTTTCCCAATCTCTTGCTGTAGCTCCATACAAACCATGTCCTGCCGAAGTTAATTCTGCTTCAGCTGCTAATCCTGCTGCTAAAGCGGCATCCCAACGCGCAGTTGATGAATCCCAGCCTTTATTAAATAATGGACTTGCGTAGGTTAATAAAACACGTGATTTTTGAGCTAATGCTGCGCCTTTCGTAAAACGACCATAATCTGTTGCCGGCCATCTACTTGGTAATAAACTTGCTGCTAAATCAAAATCAGCAGTAATTTGAGTAACTAACTCCGTTACTGTTGCTCTTGGTATTTTAATTGCTGGATCATCCTTAGAAGGAGTCTGAACAGTTGTAACAATTGGAACACCACCATAAGTACGCATTAAATCGAAATATTGAAGAGCGCGTAAATAATACATCTGCCCTTTAATTTGATCACGAAATGTCTGGCTTAAATTAGATCCATCTACATCAATTCTTTCCAACATCACATTAATATCTCTAATTCTGTTATATGGATCATTTGAAGGGTTTTCAACTAATGTTTTTCCAAAGTAACCTGATCCATCCACCGCGTTCTCCAAAGTGATATTTGGATTAATCATAGCAGAAATACCACCTATTTCTTCTGTGTAAGAAGTTTGAGTAGTTGTATAAGAACCAACAACTACTGCAGTAGGTGTTTTATAGGCATCAAAAAAATCATAATATAGATTGTTTACGTACCAATTAACTCGTTCCTCACTTTTAAAGAATTCTTCATCGTAATATTTATATTGCTTTTTGTCTTCCAAAAAGTCATCACTGCATGAAACTCCTAATACCATTAAAAGAGCCATTGTTATATATGTACAAAATTTTGCTTTCATAATTGTTTTTAATTAAAATTAGAATGATACATTCAAATTAATTGACCAAGTTCTAAGAGTTGGATATCTAGAAGCTGAATCATCATACATATTTCTATAATGATCTGGATAAGGGTTATATAAATCCCAAAGGTTATTACCTGTGATACCTAAAGTAGCTTTTTGGATATTCAGCTGTTTCATTGGCTCTTTTGGAAGTTCAAATCCGAAAGTCATATTTCTAATTACACATCTAAATGTATTCATTTGCCAGAAATCAGATGGAGCAAAAATATAATCCTGCTGTCCCATATTAGGATATTTACCGTTAGGATTATCAGTAGCATCATACATATCTGTCCAGAAAGACTCATGAGCCCAATCATTATGAGCAGATGCTGTACCTTGTTTTACTAAATCAAGAGCATTGTAACCTCCCCATGAAGTTTGAATCTGCGTTTTGAAATAAACTGATTTATATTTGAAACCCATGTTAGTTGTAAACCCATAAGTTCTATTGTTGTTAGCCATTTTAACATAATCCTCATTTCTCATAATTCTACCATCAGCCCCTGCTTGAGTTCCTGTTGATGCATTATAAACACCTCCCGTATCTTCGTAAGCCAGCATACCTTTACGCATAGCTGTTACGTTATTGATACCCATATAAGAAGGAACACCTCCTGCAGCTGTAGCTCTTTCTGTTAAATAGTTCCAGTAATTCGCTACGTCTTCGTCTGTTCTTAAAATACCGTCGCCAGTTGAAGTTTGTTTCCATGTATTAAATCCCCATACTGGAAAAAATGTAGAAGCACCAACTTGTGTTATATTTGTATTTGCATCTGTTCTGGCAAGCTCAGGGTATTTTTTAACTTCATTATTTGAAAATCCGAAGTTGACCCCTACATTGTAGCTAAAATTTTCTTTTATTTTATCATTCCAATTTAAGCTAAATTCAGTTCCCCAAGCATCAATAGCTGCATAGTTCACCTCTGCAAAACCACCTCCCACTGTAATTGGTGTACCAGCTTCACCAGCTAATCCAATTAACATTTCTGTAGATTTATCGTAATAGAAATCAGCAGTAAGCTGTAATCTGTTTTTTAGAACCCCAATATCTATACCAACGTTATTTTTGATAGTAGTATCCCAATGTACATTTTCATTTGGATTTGGACGCGGCGTAATTCCACCACCTAAAAGACCTCCATTTGATCCAAATTGAGCTCCTTTGTCTGGCAATGGCTCATAAAACTGAAGCCATCTCCAGTAATCAATATTATCCTTACCAGTTTTACCAATTGAGTAACGTAATTTCAAATTATTGATCCAAGAAACATTTTCAGTAAACCAATCTTCTTTTGTTACAACCCAACCCAATTGAGCGCCTGGGAAAAAGCCCCAGTAGTTTTGTGGTGCAAATTTAGTAGAAGCATCACTTCTAAAAATAAACTCAACAAGATACTTATCTTTAAAGCTGTAGTTTACACGTCCTAAGTAAGACTGTGTTCCTGACTCTACTTTTACTGCCTGCGAATTTGTGCTTATTGGTCCAGCAGTAGTACTATTTCCTAGATAATCTTTTGAAGTTCCTTCGTAAGCTAAACGAACATTTTTGTTCCATGCTTCTGACTGCTCATAACCAAACATAGCAGATACGTTATGATTTCCAAACGTTCTAGCATATGTTGCAAAAAAGTTAGCCTGAATTAATTTATCCATATCTGTAGTGTAATAAACTCTAGAACCACGGATATTAGTATCGATAGCATATACTGAATTAGGATTTTCTAAGTGATTATCAGCTAAATGATGGTTAGTTATTCTAGCTAAATCATATGGTAATTGATACTGCTCTGTATAACTGCTAGACTGGCTTCTTGCGAAACTTCCTTTTACGCTTAAACCTTTTACAAATGGTAATTTATATTCTAGAGACAAATTCACATTATATGAAAATTGTTCTTCTATTTGTTTTCCAGCATCTAAACCTGCGAAATAGTTCCATCCTGCAATAGTCGTATTAGAGTTTGCACTTCCTAAATTACGATCTGTACGTGGAAAAGGAGACATCCAATAGTTTTTTCCATTTACAGTAGTCTGCCAAGGAATATATTTTGGCATGTGTAATAAATAAGCATAATCTGCTTGCTCCCCACCAGCTAATGAACCAAAACTACTATCGTTTAAGTTTGCCGAAGCTTTAGAAAATGATTTATTTACATCAGTTGTAATAGCAGAAACGGAAGCAGAAAATTCTAAATCCTGAGAGATTTTAATATTTGTTCCTGTTCTGAAATTCCATTTTTTATAATCTTGTTCTCCTAAGTTAGGTCCTTGATCAAAATAAGTAATACCTGCAAAATAAGTTGCTTTTTCAGTTCCTCCACTTGCAGAAAGAGACTGTCTTTGCTGCGTAGCAGGTTTCCAAGCTTCTTTAAGCCAGTCATAATTCAAACCTTTCATTTGTTCAAGCTCTGCAGCAGAAAAATATTTAGATTGGTCAGCCTCTAAGTTTGAATTCAAAAATCTGTTTTTCCAAATTCCATGCTCATAAGCACTCATTGTTTTACTATGGCTTACCGCATCATTAACTGAAAATTGACTATAGTAGGTAAACTTTGGTTTTCCAGATTTTCCTCTTTTAGTTTTTACTATAATAGCACCTTGTGAAGCTCTTGATCCGTAAATTGCTGCAGAACCATCTTTTAAAACAGTCATACTTTCAATTTCTGATGGATCTAATTGGTTAAATGTCTCCAATGTAGGTTTTCCGTTTTGAGGATCAACCTGCACCATATCATCAAT from Flavobacterium fluviale includes these protein-coding regions:
- a CDS encoding RagB/SusD family nutrient uptake outer membrane protein, whose protein sequence is MKAKFCTYITMALLMVLGVSCSDDFLEDKKQYKYYDEEFFKSEERVNWYVNNLYYDFFDAYKTPTAVVVGSYTTTQTSYTEEIGGISAMINPNITLENAVDGSGYFGKTLVENPSNDPYNRIRDINVMLERIDVDGSNLSQTFRDQIKGQMYYLRALQYFDLMRTYGGVPIVTTVQTPSKDDPAIKIPRATVTELVTQITADFDLAASLLPSRWPATDYGRFTKGAALAQKSRVLLTYASPLFNKGWDSSTARWDAALAAGLAAEAELTSAGHGLYGATARDWERMFYVNDNAFNPEAIAIKLLASSTTVATSLQSNSSWERSIRLASQGGQGSGGVKAPKSMIDLFPMANGKRPTAANNYNSFLFFRDRDPRFYRTFGFSGSYWPYNNSLTSAAAPTVWAYRWSTNATTGVAFSTGNDVSSPAFIRKMSSPTVSNASNFQISGTDIMEYRYAELLLNIAECYAAKGDVGNTINYLGQIRKRVGIPAADNYGIGLLADKYAALEACLYERRVELAYEGKRFWDVQRWMLYSDDSAINDQTNTKLGIPQLNGTQRIGNYLHYKNGTSPAGTDPLAAARASISVDPDAANFQAQITALATFYTNNFELRSPPTPMDNVSNVATPISWRSNYYIMGLNQSALVNNPWLTQTIGWKDGNGAAGSYNYQE
- a CDS encoding SusC/RagA family TonB-linked outer membrane protein, with product MKQALIKRCSFLLFTLMSVMSYAQNSTQVTVTGTVTDNVSGLLPGVNVTEKSTKNTVITDFNGKYEIKVKQGATLVFSFIGMKKLEIPVNGRATVDAKLSEDSNVLDDIVVVAYGTQKKNNVTGAIVTLKPDDFQDLPVSNLSEALRGLTPGVSVSGGAGRPGDAATLQIRQTFGFSKDGNSNIPLVVIDDMVQVDPQNGKPTLETFNQLDPSEIESMTVLKDGSAAIYGSRASQGAIIVKTKRGKSGKPKFTYYSQFSVNDAVSHSKTMSAYEHGIWKNRFLNSNLEADQSKYFSAAELEQMKGLNYDWLKEAWKPATQQRQSLSASGGTEKATYFAGITYFDQGPNLGEQDYKKWNFRTGTNIKISQDLEFSASVSAITTDVNKSFSKASANLNDSSFGSLAGGEQADYAYLLHMPKYIPWQTTVNGKNYWMSPFPRTDRNLGSANSNTTIAGWNYFAGLDAGKQIEEQFSYNVNLSLEYKLPFVKGLSVKGSFARSQSSSYTEQYQLPYDLARITNHHLADNHLENPNSVYAIDTNIRGSRVYYTTDMDKLIQANFFATYARTFGNHNVSAMFGYEQSEAWNKNVRLAYEGTSKDYLGNSTTAGPISTNSQAVKVESGTQSYLGRVNYSFKDKYLVEFIFRSDASTKFAPQNYWGFFPGAQLGWVVTKEDWFTENVSWINNLKLRYSIGKTGKDNIDYWRWLQFYEPLPDKGAQFGSNGGLLGGGITPRPNPNENVHWDTTIKNNVGIDIGVLKNRLQLTADFYYDKSTEMLIGLAGEAGTPITVGGGFAEVNYAAIDAWGTEFSLNWNDKIKENFSYNVGVNFGFSNNEVKKYPELARTDANTNITQVGASTFFPVWGFNTWKQTSTGDGILRTDEDVANYWNYLTERATAAGGVPSYMGINNVTAMRKGMLAYEDTGGVYNASTGTQAGADGRIMRNEDYVKMANNNRTYGFTTNMGFKYKSVYFKTQIQTSWGGYNALDLVKQGTASAHNDWAHESFWTDMYDATDNPNGKYPNMGQQDYIFAPSDFWQMNTFRCVIRNMTFGFELPKEPMKQLNIQKATLGITGNNLWDLYNPYPDHYRNMYDDSASRYPTLRTWSINLNVSF